DNA from Actinomycetota bacterium:
GACGCCAGACTCCGAAGGCTGCCCGCAGCCTCTGAGTTCGCGTCGCCCCGTGCCGGTTGGATTCGGGCGCTTCGTGACGCCCTTGGTATGTCTGCTGCGGAGCTCGGTAGGCGAATGGGCGTGAGTGGCGCTACGGTTAGCGAGATCGAGGCGAACGAGCGGGAGGGTGGAGTACGCTTGGCCACTCTCAGGCGTGCCGCCGAGGCGATGGACTGTACTCTCGTCTACGCACTGGTACCGCGCGAGAGTCTTGAGCAGAC
Protein-coding regions in this window:
- a CDS encoding mobile mystery protein A is translated as MKRTEQARRARRMLDARLRRLPAASEFASPRAGWIRALRDALGMSAAELGRRMGVSGATVSEIEANEREGGVRLATLRRAAEAMDCTLVYALVPRESLEQTVRSRAEQILLEQEWYVHQTMRLEDQEPDESSTSRERHLEEIANSRHLWTKRWSE